One stretch of Amycolatopsis tolypomycina DNA includes these proteins:
- a CDS encoding MFS transporter, with product MTTRLSRNRNYQLLWGSQALSEAGFSASMIALPLLVLAVTGSPALSGVVLGVDAMAQLVAGLPAGALADRWDRKKILLGCEAVYALVVGSLVAAIWWDRVSVPHLIAVAAVMGCCRSLFGPAEGAMLAGVVPSAQLPTAVAMNSARGALGQLSGTAVGGFLYGIGRAVPFAFDVLVHLISLVALTFVRAPRREPAQPAGGHLGKEMAEGLRWVWSERHVRVTVACAVSLNFFFSAYYIVIIVLAKERGVTSGEIGVMAAMLGVGGVVGSLIAPYLQRRLSPYVSIMSVFWVLTLLTPLAAVIHDGYLLGALFVAMALLPPTANTTIGTYQLLLTPDRLRGRLTSVMGVIGGVSAATGPAFGGVVVEAFPGTGAVVLCAAGIALVTLVVTVSPTLRRFPRADTLVPEPQPTTEEKTS from the coding sequence GTGACCACACGGCTTTCGCGCAACCGGAACTACCAGCTGCTGTGGGGCAGCCAGGCGCTGTCGGAGGCCGGCTTCAGCGCGTCGATGATCGCGTTGCCGCTGCTGGTGCTGGCGGTGACCGGCTCGCCCGCGCTGTCCGGCGTGGTGCTCGGCGTCGACGCGATGGCCCAGCTGGTCGCCGGCCTGCCCGCGGGCGCGCTGGCGGACCGGTGGGACCGCAAGAAGATCCTGCTCGGCTGCGAAGCGGTGTACGCGCTGGTGGTGGGGAGCCTGGTGGCGGCGATCTGGTGGGACCGCGTGAGCGTCCCGCACCTCATCGCGGTCGCCGCGGTCATGGGCTGCTGCCGGTCGCTGTTCGGCCCGGCCGAAGGCGCGATGCTGGCCGGGGTCGTGCCGTCGGCCCAGCTGCCGACGGCGGTGGCGATGAACTCCGCGCGCGGCGCGCTCGGCCAGCTCTCGGGCACCGCGGTCGGCGGGTTCCTCTACGGCATCGGGCGGGCCGTCCCGTTCGCCTTCGACGTGCTCGTCCACCTGATCTCGCTGGTCGCGCTGACGTTCGTCCGGGCGCCCCGCCGCGAGCCCGCCCAGCCGGCAGGCGGGCACCTCGGCAAGGAGATGGCCGAAGGGCTGCGCTGGGTGTGGAGCGAACGGCACGTGCGCGTCACGGTGGCGTGCGCGGTGAGCCTGAACTTCTTCTTCAGCGCCTACTACATCGTCATCATCGTGCTGGCCAAGGAGCGCGGCGTCACCTCGGGCGAGATCGGCGTGATGGCCGCGATGCTCGGCGTCGGCGGCGTGGTCGGCTCGCTGATCGCGCCCTACCTGCAGCGGCGGCTCAGCCCGTACGTGTCGATCATGAGCGTGTTCTGGGTGCTGACCCTGCTGACCCCGCTGGCCGCCGTGATCCACGACGGCTACCTGCTGGGCGCGCTGTTCGTCGCCATGGCGCTGCTCCCGCCGACGGCGAACACGACGATCGGCACCTACCAGCTGCTGCTCACCCCCGACCGCCTGCGCGGCCGCCTGACCAGCGTGATGGGCGTGATCGGCGGCGTGTCCGCGGCGACCGGGCCCGCCTTCGGCGGCGTGGTGGTGGAGGCGTTCCCCGGCACCGGCGCCGTCGTGCTCTGCGCCGCCGGGATCGCCCTGGTCACCCTGGTCGTCACGGTCAGCCCGACCCTGCGCCGCTTCCCGCGCGCCGACACCCTCGTCCCCGAACCCCAGCCGACGACCGAGGAGAAAACGTCATGA
- a CDS encoding cytochrome P450 has product MTTQESGVSFAFEELLARSAELRERGPVHHDEERGLWRVLDHPGVSRVLSDPAAFSSDFSGLTPVQEDFETFRKGNFVGMDPPDHRKLRTLVSQAFTPRVVAGLEPRIRAIAGELLDEVAGESRFDVVDALAYPLPIIVIAELLGVPVADRPLFTRWAQVLFSGDQLGESADMEDIQRALDAIAPTIREMNAYILDHIRHHRAHPGPGLTSRLVEAEFNGERLEDQEIVGFVALLLIAGHITTTALLGNAVVTFDRNPAAAAELRSSPGALPPALEEVLRMLPPFPELGRRTTGETELGGHRIPENSIVMADLAAANRDPAFFDRPDVFDPARNPNPHLTFGHGIHFCFGAPLARLEGRIAFEVLFERFRDMAVATDAPVVFQNPSVIVSVRHLPLDVTPG; this is encoded by the coding sequence ATGACCACCCAGGAATCCGGCGTCTCGTTCGCCTTCGAGGAGCTGCTGGCGCGCTCGGCCGAGCTGCGCGAGCGCGGGCCGGTCCACCACGACGAGGAGCGCGGGCTGTGGCGGGTACTGGACCACCCTGGCGTCTCGCGGGTGCTGTCCGACCCGGCGGCGTTCTCGTCGGACTTCAGCGGGCTGACGCCGGTCCAGGAGGACTTCGAGACCTTCCGCAAGGGCAACTTCGTCGGGATGGACCCGCCGGACCACCGCAAGCTGCGCACCCTGGTCAGCCAGGCGTTCACCCCGCGCGTGGTGGCCGGGCTGGAGCCGCGGATCCGGGCCATCGCCGGCGAGCTGCTCGACGAGGTCGCGGGGGAGTCCCGCTTCGACGTCGTCGACGCGCTGGCGTACCCGCTGCCGATCATCGTGATCGCGGAGCTGCTCGGCGTCCCGGTGGCGGACCGCCCGCTGTTCACCCGCTGGGCCCAGGTGCTGTTCAGCGGCGACCAGCTCGGCGAGTCGGCCGACATGGAAGACATCCAGCGCGCGCTGGACGCGATCGCGCCGACCATCCGCGAGATGAACGCCTACATCCTCGACCACATCCGCCACCACCGCGCCCACCCCGGCCCGGGCCTGACGAGCCGGCTGGTCGAGGCGGAGTTCAACGGCGAGCGCCTGGAGGACCAGGAGATCGTCGGGTTCGTGGCGCTGCTGCTGATCGCGGGCCACATCACGACGACGGCGCTGCTGGGCAACGCGGTGGTGACGTTCGACCGCAACCCGGCCGCGGCGGCGGAGCTGCGGTCGTCACCGGGCGCCCTGCCGCCGGCGCTGGAGGAGGTGCTCCGGATGCTGCCGCCGTTCCCGGAGCTGGGCCGCCGCACGACGGGCGAGACCGAGCTGGGCGGCCACCGCATCCCGGAGAACTCGATCGTGATGGCGGACCTGGCGGCGGCCAACCGCGACCCGGCGTTCTTCGACCGCCCGGACGTGTTCGACCCGGCACGCAACCCCAACCCGCACCTGACGTTCGGCCACGGCATCCACTTCTGCTTCGGCGCCCCGCTGGCGCGGCTGGAGGGGCGGATCGCGTTCGAGGTGCTGTTCGAGCGCTTCCGGGACATGGCGGTCGCGACGGACGCTCCGGTGGTGTTCCAGAACCCGTCGGTGATCGTGAGCGTGCGGCACCTGCCGCTGGACGTGACGCCGGGCTGA
- a CDS encoding sugar phosphate isomerase/epimerase family protein, with protein sequence MGWRFAVSTLGMPGIPVREAARTALAHGCAGLELRVHPDEDVHLGLSGPATDGIRSLLDGEGLAVACLAGYAKVAAAGDDRPVVDELKALIDLAHRIGAPSVRVFPGGDGDARPRIGAVLDDLRAAGVRLLVETHDSHPTGAAALGLVAGFGEPGLAAVLWDAVHPWRAGEEPAVTREVLGPYLGYFQVKDAVSRQDPTPRPPGEGAVPLADCGELLRSWSGWVSLEWEKAWYLGIPTVDVPLRAAAAWFGRYAPG encoded by the coding sequence ATGGGCTGGCGGTTCGCGGTGAGCACGCTGGGCATGCCGGGCATCCCGGTGCGGGAAGCCGCGCGCACCGCGCTCGCACACGGCTGCGCCGGCCTCGAACTGCGCGTCCACCCCGACGAGGACGTCCACTTGGGACTCTCCGGCCCCGCCACCGACGGCATCCGCTCCCTCCTCGACGGCGAAGGACTGGCTGTCGCCTGCCTGGCCGGCTACGCGAAGGTCGCCGCGGCCGGGGATGACCGGCCCGTCGTCGACGAGCTGAAGGCCCTGATCGACCTGGCGCACCGGATCGGTGCCCCCTCGGTGCGCGTCTTCCCCGGTGGCGACGGGGACGCCCGGCCCCGCATCGGCGCCGTCCTCGATGACCTGCGGGCCGCCGGTGTCCGGTTGCTCGTCGAGACGCACGATTCGCACCCCACCGGTGCCGCCGCGCTCGGCCTCGTCGCCGGGTTCGGGGAACCCGGCCTGGCCGCCGTGCTGTGGGATGCCGTCCACCCGTGGCGCGCCGGCGAAGAACCGGCCGTCACCCGGGAGGTGCTCGGCCCCTACCTCGGCTATTTCCAGGTCAAGGACGCGGTGAGCCGGCAGGACCCGACCCCGCGGCCGCCGGGGGAGGGCGCTGTGCCGCTTGCCGACTGTGGTGAACTGCTGCGTTCGTGGTCCGGGTGGGTGTCACTGGAATGGGAAAAAGCCTGGTACCTCGGCATCCCCACGGTCGACGTCCCGTTGCGTGCGGCCGCGGCCTGGTTCGGCCGGTACGCGCCCGGGTGA
- a CDS encoding lytic polysaccharide monooxygenase auxiliary activity family 9 protein translates to MVPRRKTLLSLVVTAIAAVLLGGVLTGVAEAHGSATDPPSRNYGCWNRWGSDFQNPTMATKDPMCWQAWQADPNAMWNWNGLYREGVKGNHQGAIPDGTLCSGGRTQAPRYNALDTVGAWQTANKDNRFTLTITDQARHGADYLLVYITKQGFDPATQRLGWGNLELVAQTGRYAQAGQYQVAVNAGARTGRHIVYTIWQASHLDQSYYFCSDVNFSGR, encoded by the coding sequence GTGGTTCCCCGACGCAAGACCCTGCTTTCCCTGGTGGTGACGGCCATCGCCGCCGTGCTGCTGGGCGGCGTGCTCACCGGTGTCGCCGAGGCGCACGGATCGGCCACCGATCCGCCGTCGCGCAACTACGGTTGCTGGAACCGCTGGGGCAGCGACTTCCAGAACCCCACGATGGCGACGAAGGACCCGATGTGCTGGCAGGCGTGGCAGGCCGACCCGAACGCGATGTGGAACTGGAACGGGCTCTACCGCGAAGGCGTCAAGGGCAACCACCAGGGCGCGATCCCGGACGGGACGCTGTGCAGCGGCGGCCGCACGCAGGCGCCGCGGTACAACGCCCTCGACACGGTCGGCGCGTGGCAGACGGCGAACAAGGACAACAGGTTCACCCTCACCATCACCGACCAGGCCCGCCACGGCGCCGACTACCTGCTGGTGTACATCACCAAGCAGGGCTTCGACCCGGCGACCCAGCGGCTGGGCTGGGGCAACCTCGAGCTGGTCGCCCAGACGGGCCGGTACGCGCAGGCCGGGCAGTACCAGGTCGCGGTGAACGCGGGCGCCCGGACGGGGCGGCACATCGTCTACACGATCTGGCAGGCGAGCCACCTCGACCAGTCGTACTACTTCTGCAGCGACGTGAACTTCTCCGGCCGCTGA
- a CDS encoding MBL fold metallo-hydrolase codes for MPAYDSPGDSLMFVGTATTVLRLGPFTLLTDPNFLHRGQWSSFGQGLFSRRRTEPALQPADLPPLTAIVLSHLHGDHFDRIAARELPRDTPILTTAHAATRLLRRGFHAPLPLPTWTSETFTGGAARLTVTAVPARHAPGPMRRLLPPVMGSVLEYRATPEADPLRIYVSGDTVLHRELRTIREHFPELDLAVVHLGGTRAFGVLVTLDHRGGLELLNLLEPRRAVPVHFDDYGLFHSPVSNFLEEVRHHRPPTRVTLLQRGEFLSL; via the coding sequence ATGCCGGCCTACGATTCGCCCGGTGACTCCCTGATGTTCGTCGGGACGGCGACCACGGTGCTCCGGCTCGGCCCGTTCACCCTGCTCACCGACCCGAACTTCCTGCACCGCGGCCAGTGGTCCTCCTTCGGGCAGGGCCTGTTCTCCCGGCGGCGCACCGAACCCGCGCTGCAGCCGGCAGACCTGCCGCCGCTGACCGCGATCGTCCTCTCCCACCTGCACGGCGACCACTTCGACCGGATCGCCGCGCGCGAACTGCCCCGCGACACCCCGATCCTCACCACCGCGCACGCGGCCACCCGCCTGCTGCGGCGGGGTTTCCACGCACCGCTCCCGCTGCCGACGTGGACGTCGGAGACGTTCACCGGCGGCGCAGCGCGGCTGACGGTGACGGCCGTGCCCGCCCGGCACGCCCCCGGCCCGATGCGGCGGCTGCTCCCGCCGGTCATGGGCAGCGTCCTGGAGTACCGCGCGACGCCCGAGGCGGATCCACTGCGGATCTACGTCAGCGGGGACACGGTGCTCCACCGGGAACTGCGGACCATCCGGGAGCACTTCCCCGAACTCGACCTCGCGGTCGTGCACCTGGGCGGCACGCGCGCGTTCGGCGTGCTCGTCACGCTCGACCACCGCGGCGGGCTCGAACTGCTGAACCTCCTGGAGCCCCGGCGCGCGGTCCCGGTGCACTTCGACGACTACGGCCTGTTCCACTCGCCGGTGTCGAACTTCCTCGAAGAGGTCCGCCACCACCGCCCGCCGACGCGGGTGACGTTGCTGCAGCGGGGCGAATTCCTGTCGTTGTGA
- a CDS encoding DUF3618 domain-containing protein, whose product MTEPERIRREIEGTQRALSTDVNALTEKVTPGRIVERRIGRMRSAVGHARDRVMGTASDHASTAGDKVGSVASAAQDKVSSAADAVSSAPESIRRGTQGNPLAAGLIAFGAGWLVSSLLPASEPERRLAGEATDLAREHVAPVAQQVAGELKENLREPAQQAAESVKSEAADAASTVKDEARSATGDVTDRAQEARERSRS is encoded by the coding sequence ATGACGGAACCGGAGCGGATCCGCCGCGAAATCGAAGGCACGCAACGCGCGCTCAGCACCGACGTCAACGCCCTCACCGAAAAGGTGACCCCGGGCCGGATCGTCGAACGCCGCATCGGCCGGATGCGATCGGCGGTGGGCCACGCGCGGGACCGGGTGATGGGTACCGCGTCCGACCACGCGTCGACGGCGGGCGACAAGGTCGGCTCGGTCGCCTCGGCCGCCCAGGACAAGGTGAGCTCCGCCGCCGACGCCGTCAGCTCGGCCCCGGAGTCGATCCGGCGCGGTACGCAGGGCAACCCGCTGGCCGCCGGCCTGATCGCGTTCGGCGCCGGCTGGCTCGTGTCGTCCCTGCTGCCCGCGAGCGAGCCGGAGCGCCGGCTCGCCGGGGAGGCCACCGACCTCGCCCGCGAGCACGTGGCCCCGGTGGCCCAGCAGGTGGCCGGCGAGCTGAAGGAGAACCTGCGCGAGCCCGCGCAGCAGGCGGCCGAGTCGGTGAAGTCCGAAGCCGCCGACGCGGCGTCCACCGTCAAGGACGAAGCGCGGTCGGCGACCGGCGACGTCACCGATCGCGCCCAGGAGGCCCGGGAGCGGTCGCGGAGCTGA
- a CDS encoding phage holin family protein, giving the protein MTEAPGSARRGEPVDVADTSVGELMSNVMHDLSTLVRQEVALAKAEVKTEAGKAAKGAGMLGGAGFAGYMVLLFLSFALWQGLANVMDSGWAALIVAVVWAIAGAVLYATGRREVRRINPKPERTVETLQQVPDALKGERP; this is encoded by the coding sequence ATGACCGAGGCACCCGGTTCGGCTCGCCGCGGCGAGCCCGTCGATGTGGCCGATACCTCCGTCGGCGAGCTGATGTCCAACGTCATGCACGACCTCTCCACCCTGGTGCGGCAGGAAGTGGCGCTGGCGAAGGCCGAAGTGAAGACCGAGGCCGGCAAGGCCGCGAAGGGCGCGGGCATGCTCGGCGGGGCCGGGTTCGCCGGCTACATGGTCCTGCTGTTCCTCTCCTTCGCCCTGTGGCAGGGGCTGGCGAACGTCATGGACTCCGGCTGGGCCGCGCTGATCGTCGCGGTCGTGTGGGCGATCGCCGGCGCCGTGCTGTACGCGACCGGCCGCCGCGAAGTCCGCCGGATCAACCCGAAACCCGAACGCACCGTCGAGACCCTGCAGCAGGTCCCGGACGCACTGAAAGGCGAACGACCATGA
- a CDS encoding SRPBCC family protein, whose amino-acid sequence MSTVTESVDVETDVTTAYNQWTQFESFPHFMEGVDEIRQLDDTHTRWKISVGGQTREFDATITEQHPDERVAWKSDSGPTHAGVVTFHRLDDRHTRVTAQLDIDPDGFVENVADKLGILDRRVKGDLGRFKTFIEERGGRETGAWRGDVPRPGN is encoded by the coding sequence ATGAGCACCGTCACCGAATCCGTCGATGTCGAGACCGACGTCACCACGGCCTACAACCAGTGGACGCAGTTCGAGTCCTTCCCGCACTTCATGGAGGGTGTCGACGAGATCCGGCAGCTCGACGACACCCACACCCGCTGGAAGATCAGCGTCGGCGGGCAGACGCGGGAGTTCGACGCGACGATCACCGAGCAGCACCCGGACGAGCGGGTCGCCTGGAAGTCCGACTCCGGCCCGACGCACGCGGGTGTCGTGACGTTCCACCGCCTCGACGACCGGCACACCCGGGTCACCGCCCAGCTCGACATCGACCCGGACGGCTTCGTCGAGAACGTCGCCGACAAGCTCGGCATCCTCGACCGCCGCGTCAAGGGCGACCTCGGCCGGTTCAAGACCTTCATCGAGGAACGCGGGGGCCGCGAAACCGGCGCCTGGCGCGGAGACGTTCCCCGTCCGGGGAACTGA
- a CDS encoding STAS domain-containing protein translates to MTDDGTPALTVRVRTVPEAVVVAAAGDLDLATAPVLRARAWAALDGRPGALIVDLGAITFCGSAGLQVIAELAGETTAADLPFAVVATGRPVLRSLQVTRMDTTVALHPTVDGARAWLRRRRPDGG, encoded by the coding sequence GTGACCGACGACGGGACGCCCGCACTGACCGTGCGCGTCCGCACCGTGCCCGAGGCCGTCGTCGTCGCGGCGGCGGGCGACCTCGACCTCGCCACCGCACCGGTGCTGCGCGCGCGGGCGTGGGCGGCGCTGGACGGCAGGCCCGGAGCGTTGATCGTGGATCTGGGCGCGATCACCTTCTGCGGCTCGGCGGGGCTGCAGGTCATCGCCGAGCTCGCCGGCGAAACGACGGCCGCGGACCTGCCGTTCGCGGTGGTCGCCACCGGGCGGCCGGTCCTGCGTTCGCTGCAGGTCACCCGGATGGACACCACGGTGGCGCTGCACCCCACGGTGGACGGCGCCCGCGCGTGGCTCCGGCGGCGACGCCCCGACGGCGGTTAG